A genome region from Nicotiana tabacum cultivar K326 chromosome 13, ASM71507v2, whole genome shotgun sequence includes the following:
- the LOC142168054 gene encoding uncharacterized protein LOC142168054, translating into MGERHNTKWDEYAHIKFIELCEQEVRKGNRPNTYLSKDGWKNMVNEFNKKTGLEYTRKQIKNYWDHMKAEWTFFKQLMRGETGLGWDPTRKIIIADDDWRILNTKNLGTKIFSLIWFRYDALFTDIIATGERARAANQEQESKVGLDQDDDGTNDVYDNDIEQWNDERSDESHDLQNMDSITFSEPSLRKRKSIDGSGNSSQVKKRKTKNNSLSLKEEIHSLIEFIYNNSTSRSSEPTIEKCMDILENIPGILEGSDIFNCAVNLLTQKEMRHAFLKLSTDEARKS; encoded by the exons ATGGGAGAACGACATAATACTAAGTGGGACGAATATGCACATATTAAATTCATTGAATTGTGTGAGCAAGAAGTTAGAAaaggaaataggccaaatacTTACTTGTCTAAAGATGGATGGAAGAATATGGTAAATGAGTTCAATAAGAAGACGGGACTAGAATATActagaaaacaaataaaaaattattggGATCACATGAAAGCAGAGTGGACTTTTTTTAAGCAGTTGATGAGAGGTGAGACAGGTTTAGGATGGGATCccacaagaaaaataattattgcaGATGATGATTG GAGAATTCTAAATACAAAAAATTTAGGAACAAAGATCTTTTCGCTGATATGGTTTCGTTACGATGCTTTATTTACTGATATCATTGCCACCGGAGAGAGAGCACGTGCAGCAAATCAAGAACAAGAGTCGAAAGTTGGGTTAGATCAAGATGATGATGGAACAAATGATGTTTATGATAATGACATAGAACAATGGAATGATGAAAGAAGCGATGAAAGTCATGACTTGCAGAATATGGATTCAATTACGTTTTCTGAGCCATCGCTTAGAAAGCGAAAGTCAATAGATGGCAGTGGCAATAGCAGTCAAGTGAAAAAGCGCAAGACAAAAAATAATTCATTATCACTAAAAGAGGAGATACACTCCCTTATTGAGTTCATATATAACAACAGTACATCTAGGTCTTCAGAGCCCACCATTGAGAAGTGCATggatattttagaaaatattccTGGTATTCTTGAAGGGAGTGATATTTTTAATTGTGCTGTGAACTTGTTGACACAGAAAGAGATGCGACATGCATTTTTGAAGTTGTCTACCGATGAAGCTAGGAAATCTTGA